A region of the Thioploca ingrica genome:
TGGCGGCTAAAATTCAGAGAATTTTCTATTTCTGGTAACAATTCGTCTAAAGGAATTCCTTGATAAAAGCGACAATACATATTATGCCCAAAAGCATAAGCGGCATATTGCAAATTGCCCGATTCCAAACCAATACGATAAGCTTCTTGATAGTCTTGAGTCGCATATTTCAGATGCTTTGACCAGTGACGCACCGAACTCCCAATCATGAGATAGAAAACACTTTGATCCGACGGATTAAAAAAAGTTTCTGTCATCAAGCGGTGAGCGAGCTGACCCAACTGTTCACACAAGCTATAGTCATTCCAGACATAACCCACCAATCCACCTAAAGCGGTATGGCTATAACCGACTTGAGGAACATTACCATATTCCAAGCAGAGATTAACGACTTTAGGGACAATCACCGCCCACAACCGTTGATGCGAACGATAGCACGGGGGACCCATCGTAATTAATAATTTTACCGCCATTTGTTTCTCTGGATCCGACATCAAGGGTAAATCAAATAAGCTCGCAATAGAGCGGTCACCGATTTTAGTTTTCAGCGCCATTAATTCGCGATCCCGAGCCGTTTCAAAATCCGTGGTCGGCAACTCAATCCCCACCCAGGTTAATGCCTGCTGACCCGCCTGAATTGCCTCAGCATAGTTGGCACGGAGGGTATATTGCATAATTAACATATGATAAATATCGGCTTTTGCTAACGCGGTGTTAGCCCGGGCGACGATTTGATGAATAATGGCTTCTGACTGTTCAAACTGATTATTCAAATATTCAACTTCGGCTCGTTCTCTATAAAGTTGTAAAGCCAAATCATACTGTTGCTTCCATAATTGTTCATCCAGTTGCTTGACGGTCAGTAACCGAAAAGCCGCTAGCAAATATTGTAACGATGCAGAATAAGCGGTTGATTTTTTAGCTTTTTGTGCTGCGGTTAAATTGAGTCTTATTAATTCAATTTGTTCAGCCTCGATGTTCACTAAGGCTTGTCCTACATTGAGGTGATCGACCACTTCAAACAGCCGCTCCGCTAATTGTTCTGGGACGACAGCAAGCTGTGCTAATAATAACCGTCCAATTTGTAAATGCACGGCTTGCTTTTGATCGTCATCAATCAAAGTATAAGCGGCTTGTTGGACGCGATCGTGTAAAAACTTGTAATTGAAAATGAAAAAGTGGATCGATACCACCGGATCAGTTTCCTCAACCACTTCCAATCCGGATAAAGATAAAACTAAACCCGCTTGCAAAGCGAAAAATAAATCTTGATAGGTTTGATAAAGTGAGTTTTCATAAACGATAGCTAACGTTTTTAGATTGAAATGATTACCAATACAAGCGGCTAAACGTAATACTTGTTGAGTATTCGCCGGTAATTTTTGCAATTTCCTAATCATCAACTCCACCACATTGTCGGTGATAGCTTGGGCTTTGATTTGGTTAATATCCCATTGCCAACCCCAGGATTGATTGGTAGCGAACTGGGGTGACACAAAATACAGCCATTTTTCTTGATAGAGCGTGTTGAGAAACTGATTGACAAAGAAAGGATTACCTTGCGTTTTCGCCATAACTAATTTGGCGAGATCTTGAACGACGTTGGGTTCACTATGCAGGGTATCGGTTATTAATTGAGTTAACTGGGACAAGGTTAATGGCGCTAAAACCATTTCCGTCAGTGGACTACCTTGGCTACGCAGAGTATTAACGGTCATTATTAACGGATGCGTTGGGGAGACTTCATTATCTCGATAAGCACCCACCACCAGTAAATGATGGAGTTGCTGATGAGTCATGATAAGTTCGATTAATTTTAAACTGGCTGCATCGACCCACTGCAAATCATCTAGAAAAATGACGAGCGGATGTTCTGGTTGGCAGAATACCTGAATAAAATTTAAAAAAACCGTGTTAAACCGATTTTGTGCTTCGGAGGGAATCAGTACGGGTAGCGGCGGTTGTTTACCGATAATCAATTCAATTTCGGGAATGATCTCGGCAATCACTTGACCTTTATTGCCTAAGATCGTCAAGAGCTGTTCACGCCATCGTGAAATTTGTGGTTCACTTTCCACTAATAACTGTTGGACTAATTCAGCAAAAGCCGCCCCAAAGGCACTGTAAGGAATATTGCGTTGCAGTTGCTCAAATTTACCCCCAATAAAGTAACCGCGTTGGGGGGTAAGCGGTTTATAAATTTCTTGTACTAGTTTAGTCTTGCCGATCCCCGAATAGCCGGAGACGAGTAGCATCGCCACTCTACCTTTTGCTGGGGTGGATAAGGGTGAATGGCTATGGGAAGGTAATAAAATGGTAGCAGGACTGACTTGCTCAAAGGTAGTTAATAAAGTGTCAATCTCCGGTTCACGTCCATATAATTTTTGTGCAACCTGGAATCGCTCAGAAATATCTTGTTGTCCACCAATAAAATTTTCCTCAATAGCCCCATCGGTTTGTAATTGTTGTAAACAAGTGGTTAAATCGACTTTCAACCCATAAGCACTTTGGTAGCGATCTTCAGCTACTTTTGCTATTAATTTCATGATAATAGCGGATATCGCTGGCGGAATGGCGGATTTGATGAGATGCGGTGCCAGTGGTGAAACCGCAAGGTGACAATGCACCAGTTCCATCGGATCTTGGCTTTGAAAAGGGGGATGACCCACTAACATCTCATAAAAAACCATCCCTAATGAATAAAAATCAGTACGGTAATCAAGACTGCGATTCATGCGCCCGGTTTGTTCTGGAGACATATAAACCAAAGTGCCTTCCAATAACTGCGGACTACTGATCACCTGATCTTCAACATCGAGATAACTAGAGATACTAAAATCAATGAGTTTCACTAAACCCGTGGTTAAATTGATAATAATATTAGCCGGTTTAATATCTTTATGAATAATCCGATGCGCATGTAATTCACCTAAGATATCAGCCAATTGAATAGCAATCGGTAAAAAAGTAGTGAGTGGTAACAGCGGTAAATCAGCGAGGAGAGATTGCCGGTCAGCTTGAGCTTTAAATTGATCAAGAATATTTTTCAGCGAATCACCGTTGATATTCTCCGAAACTAAAATCCACGTATTATGACATTGTTGTAATTCATAAAATTGAGTGATGCCTTTTAAATTCAGATTTTTGCTTATTTCATATTCATGATGTAATTGTGCTACTTTGTTGACATGAGGATACGGAACTAAGCTTTTAATAATCACCGGACAATGATCATCGTTTCGATAACCACGGTAAACAATGGTTTGTAAATTCTCGTAAATCTTTTCAGTAATAGTGTAATTGATTAAATTTAACATGGGTTATCATAATCATTTAGAAAACCGCCATAATTTAATGATAAGAGTAAGCCGCTAACCAAGTCAATTCACCCAATTCTGGTTTTAAAGATAATTCTTAACTAATTCCCGAATTTGCTTCAATTGAATTTGGTTAGCCAATTGATGAATTTGTTTAATAAAAGGAATGAGGCGTCGATCTTGTTTGAGCTGTTCTACATAATTAAGTATCCCACTGAGATCACCACGTTTAGCTAGGTTAAATAAAATAGCAGCCTGTTGCGCCGAAGGCTTAGTAAAAGGTGTGGTACCATCCATTGTTGCTAACTCAACACTGGCTTCACTTACCGTATCATAAATCCATTGTAAGTTAAAATAATGGTGAAGCTGTTCTAACAACTGTTCGAGACGAATCGGTTTAGCAATGAAATCATTACAACCGGCTTGCCGACTTTGTTGAATATCGGTTTCAAAGACGCGCGCCGAAACCGCCAAAATAATGACCTCTTTAATCACTGGATTTTGCCTAATTTGGCGAGTTGCCTCATAACCATCCATGACCGGCATACTAAGATCCATCAAAATTAAATCGGGTTTAGAGTGAATCGCTTTAGCCACGGCTTCCTGACCATTCAATGCCACGTCTACATGAAAACCTAACGGTATTAATAAGTTAACTAAAACTGAACAATTTTCCCGATTATCGTCTACCACTAAAATTTTAATCGGTACTGGAGATAACTGCGAAGGCGAGTTGGAAATCGACCATGATTGGTTACCAACCATTCTTTGGTAGCCAATAATGGTCGGATTGGATGAAACCGGGATAGTCGTTTCTGCCATTGAACCCGGCGGCAGATCGAGCGTTATCCAAAAGGTACTCCCTTGATTTAACTGACTTTCAACTTGAAGTTCGCCGCCCATCATTGTCACGAGCTTTTTAGTAATAGATAGCCCTAAACCCGTTCCTTTCATTCGATATTGGGGATCGCCACTTTGTTGAAAAGGGATGAAAATTTTCTCGAGTTCTTCCTGAGCAATGCCTATCCCAGTATCTTCCACTTGAAACCGAATTTTTTGACCTAACCAGGTAAGTGAAGTAATGGGTTCAGTGTGAGAATAATCTTCGGTAAATTGGGTACTATTTTGATAACCAACCATTAAATTCACTCCGCCATACTGAGTAAATTTAATCGCATTACCTAGTAAATTGATTAAAATCTGGCGTAATCGGGTTTCATCAACATAAACGACTGATGGCAATGGTGAAACTAATTCACAATTAAAACAAATCCCTTTTTGTCTTGCCCGCATCTCAAAGAGATTAATAATTCCTTTGAGAAATTGATTTAAATTAAAATGAGTTGGGTATAATTCAATCCGACCGGCTTCTATTTTAGACAAATCTAAAATATCATTAATTAAAGTCAGTAAATATTCACCACTCCGATGAATAATCTCTATATTTTCTTGTTGTTCAGCACTTAAATTTTTATCGCGGCGTAAAATTTGAGTATAGCCTAAAATACCATTCAAGGGAGTGCGCAACTCATGACTCATCTGCGCCAGAAAAGTACTTTTCGCTTGGTTAGCCAATTCAGACGCTTGTTTAGCGCGTTCAGCCGATTCTATCGCCTTTCTTAATTGGGATTCGGTGCGTTTACGCTCGGTGATATCTCGAACAATGGTAATAAAATACTTAATATCTTCTGGAAATTGAATATATTGTAAAAAAACTTCTACTGGAATTAACTCACCATTTTTATGTCGATGTTGCGTTTCAAAAGTCACTGCCGGCAATGAATCCTTGACAAAAGGTATTTTTAAAGCGTCCGCATACTCAGTCGCCGAGGGGGGCTTAATATCGTCAATCGACATTTGTAAAAGTTCGGCTTGAGTATAACCCAATTGATTTATACCACCTTGATTAACGTAGAAAATTTTTAAAGTATCCGTATTAAATAAATAGACACCATCCAACGTCATATCCAGTGTGCTTTTAAATTGGCTCAGTTGAAAATTAGCGGCTTTTAATTGCGCTTCGGTTCGTTTTTGCTCAGTGATATTTTCGACATTAACCCACATCAAAGGTTTCCCTTGATGAGTGATGATCAAGCCAGACAGTCTAACTGGAACCCGGTGTCCGGCTTTATGGATAAATTCTTTTTCATAAGGTCCAAATCGACCGCTGGTTTGTAGAAGTCTGGCTTGTTCTTGGTCGGATAGGGCGTAATCAGGCGGCGTAATCGCTTGGTAACTCAACTTATTAATCGCTTCCGCAATGGAATAACCAATAATATTGGCAAAAGCCGTATTCAACTCGACTATAATACCCTGTTGATCAAATAGTCCCAATCCAACCGTGGCTTCATCAATCAAAATACGGTGATATCGTTCACTATCACGTAAGGCTTCAATCGCAATTTTATGTTCGGTAATATCAACCACAATACCAATAACCGCTTGTATCCTCCCATTTTGGTCCCGGATGGGAGTGACCGATAATTGTCCCCAGAAAATACTTTGATCTTTGCGGATAAACCGTTTTTCAAGTTGATAACCATCAATCGTGCCAGCGAACAATTGTTTAAGCTGGGTTCGAGTGATTTCAAGGTCTTGTGGATGAGTGATATCAACATTACGTCGTTGTGAGAGTTCGGTTACCGAATAACCGAGCATCGTCGCCCACTTAAGATTCGTTTGAATATACTGTCCATCCGGATTAATCACCCCGATTCCCACCGCCGCATTATCAAAGATCGCTTTCAATTGTGCCTCACTTTGGCGCAGTGCTTCTTCTGCCTGCTTACGTTCGGTGATATCCAGCCCAATTTCTAATATCATTTCTTCACTGTCATCGGTGGCAGGGAAAAGATTACTATAAATGAGGTGAGTTCGCCCAGCGATAATCGTTAATTCCCGAACATCAGGAATTTTTAGGGTAGAAATTTGTTCAACTAAGCAATTATGACAAGGTTGTTGATAATGATTAACTAATTGGTAACAAGGATATCCATTCGGATCACCAAATAACTGCCGAAACCGTTGATTCACAAAACGAATAGAATAGTCACGCGAGACTAAATAAACAAAAGCCGGTAAAATGTCGAGTACAGCAAATAGTTTATAGCGTTCTCTCGCCAACTGATTTTCTGCTTGTTTACGGGCAGTAATATCTTGAATTTGAGCAATGAGATAGAGTGGTTTACCTTGGAGATTGTGTACGGTTGAAACACTTACACTTCCCCATACCACTTGACCCTCTTTATGAACATAACGCTTCTCCATTTGGAAATGGTCAATTTGTTGGGTTAGCAGTTTTTGTATAGCTTGATAACTCGCTTCCCGGTCTTCAGGATAAGTCACCTCTAAAAAAGTCATCGTCACTAATTCATCTGCTGAGTAACCTATCATTTGACACCAAGCCGGGTTGACTATCCACAAATAACCGTTAGTTTTAGCTAAAACGATACCCGCACTGCTATGTTCAAATATATTTCTGAATTTTTCCTCACTTTCCCGTAAAGCCGATTCCGCTTGCTTGCGTTCCGAAATGTCAACCACGATACTGACCAGCGATTGAAGCACACCTTGAGAATTATAAATGGGTGTAGTAGCGACCAAAGCCCAGAAAATATGACCCGCTTTACTCAGACAACGCTTTTCTAACTGATGCGCTTGTTTACTGGTAACTAACTGCTGGAATTGTTTAGTCGTCATGTCTCGATCATCCGGATGCGTTACATCGCGATAATGAAGTTGAATAACTTCGGTTGCAGAATAGCCAAATAGTTCTTGCCAGCGGTTATTGACTTGGACATAACCGCCATCTGGATTCATGACCCCAATCCCCACCGCGACATTATCAAAAATCCCTTTAAGGCGAAC
Encoded here:
- a CDS encoding signal transduction histidine kinase; translated protein: MYLHPFTVSKAVRDVNINIVKLHLSIQQIVLVKNNDDFNSIESNIRLYENKINADLKLIKERFLGDKQEVEDVIQILKRCEPFHYKIIALAKSGNHEQALSMIQLDISKHIPELEKELDDLIQFANNKATQFLEEAHSRVYQSNLWRGVVVVIIIFIGIWIARAESALRKSEVRLKGIFDNVAVGIGVMNPDGGYVQVNNRWQELFGYSATEVIQLHYRDVTHPDDRDMTTKQFQQLVTSKQAHQLEKRCLSKAGHIFWALVATTPIYNSQGVLQSLVSIVVDISERKQAESALRESEEKFRNIFEHSSAGIVLAKTNGYLWIVNPAWCQMIGYSADELVTMTFLEVTYPEDREASYQAIQKLLTQQIDHFQMEKRYVHKEGQVVWGSVSVSTVHNLQGKPLYLIAQIQDITARKQAENQLARERYKLFAVLDILPAFVYLVSRDYSIRFVNQRFRQLFGDPNGYPCYQLVNHYQQPCHNCLVEQISTLKIPDVRELTIIAGRTHLIYSNLFPATDDSEEMILEIGLDITERKQAEEALRQSEAQLKAIFDNAAVGIGVINPDGQYIQTNLKWATMLGYSVTELSQRRNVDITHPQDLEITRTQLKQLFAGTIDGYQLEKRFIRKDQSIFWGQLSVTPIRDQNGRIQAVIGIVVDITEHKIAIEALRDSERYHRILIDEATVGLGLFDQQGIIVELNTAFANIIGYSIAEAINKLSYQAITPPDYALSDQEQARLLQTSGRFGPYEKEFIHKAGHRVPVRLSGLIITHQGKPLMWVNVENITEQKRTEAQLKAANFQLSQFKSTLDMTLDGVYLFNTDTLKIFYVNQGGINQLGYTQAELLQMSIDDIKPPSATEYADALKIPFVKDSLPAVTFETQHRHKNGELIPVEVFLQYIQFPEDIKYFITIVRDITERKRTESQLRKAIESAERAKQASELANQAKSTFLAQMSHELRTPLNGILGYTQILRRDKNLSAEQQENIEIIHRSGEYLLTLINDILDLSKIEAGRIELYPTHFNLNQFLKGIINLFEMRARQKGICFNCELVSPLPSVVYVDETRLRQILINLLGNAIKFTQYGGVNLMVGYQNSTQFTEDYSHTEPITSLTWLGQKIRFQVEDTGIGIAQEELEKIFIPFQQSGDPQYRMKGTGLGLSITKKLVTMMGGELQVESQLNQGSTFWITLDLPPGSMAETTIPVSSNPTIIGYQRMVGNQSWSISNSPSQLSPVPIKILVVDDNRENCSVLVNLLIPLGFHVDVALNGQEAVAKAIHSKPDLILMDLSMPVMDGYEATRQIRQNPVIKEVIILAVSARVFETDIQQSRQAGCNDFIAKPIRLEQLLEQLHHYFNLQWIYDTVSEASVELATMDGTTPFTKPSAQQAAILFNLAKRGDLSGILNYVEQLKQDRRLIPFIKQIHQLANQIQLKQIRELVKNYL
- a CDS encoding ATPase, which translates into the protein MLNLINYTITEKIYENLQTIVYRGYRNDDHCPVIIKSLVPYPHVNKVAQLHHEYEISKNLNLKGITQFYELQQCHNTWILVSENINGDSLKNILDQFKAQADRQSLLADLPLLPLTTFLPIAIQLADILGELHAHRIIHKDIKPANIIINLTTGLVKLIDFSISSYLDVEDQVISSPQLLEGTLVYMSPEQTGRMNRSLDYRTDFYSLGMVFYEMLVGHPPFQSQDPMELVHCHLAVSPLAPHLIKSAIPPAISAIIMKLIAKVAEDRYQSAYGLKVDLTTCLQQLQTDGAIEENFIGGQQDISERFQVAQKLYGREPEIDTLLTTFEQVSPATILLPSHSHSPLSTPAKGRVAMLLVSGYSGIGKTKLVQEIYKPLTPQRGYFIGGKFEQLQRNIPYSAFGAAFAELVQQLLVESEPQISRWREQLLTILGNKGQVIAEIIPEIELIIGKQPPLPVLIPSEAQNRFNTVFLNFIQVFCQPEHPLVIFLDDLQWVDAASLKLIELIMTHQQLHHLLVVGAYRDNEVSPTHPLIMTVNTLRSQGSPLTEMVLAPLTLSQLTQLITDTLHSEPNVVQDLAKLVMAKTQGNPFFVNQFLNTLYQEKWLYFVSPQFATNQSWGWQWDINQIKAQAITDNVVELMIRKLQKLPANTQQVLRLAACIGNHFNLKTLAIVYENSLYQTYQDLFFALQAGLVLSLSGLEVVEETDPVVSIHFFIFNYKFLHDRVQQAAYTLIDDDQKQAVHLQIGRLLLAQLAVVPEQLAERLFEVVDHLNVGQALVNIEAEQIELIRLNLTAAQKAKKSTAYSASLQYLLAAFRLLTVKQLDEQLWKQQYDLALQLYRERAEVEYLNNQFEQSEAIIHQIVARANTALAKADIYHMLIMQYTLRANYAEAIQAGQQALTWVGIELPTTDFETARDRELMALKTKIGDRSIASLFDLPLMSDPEKQMAVKLLITMGPPCYRSHQRLWAVIVPKVVNLCLEYGNVPQVGYSHTALGGLVGYVWNDYSLCEQLGQLAHRLMTETFFNPSDQSVFYLMIGSSVRHWSKHLKYATQDYQEAYRIGLESGNLQYAAYAFGHNMYCRFYQGIPLDELLPEIENSLNFSRQRQNQWAIDLLEGGQRLILYLQGAQELNLDDEEHYLQRCEQNKNIQTLCIYFILKTQVLYLLGEIEAAWHCYEEAEQRLIAVATQGLLPTAEHCCNHSLILIALYPQASVTQQARYWQQLQRNQQQMQIWADHCPENFLHHYFLVAAEMARLSGEALVAMDLYDYAIESAKANQFIHSVALANELAAQFWLSRGKEKMAYLYLVESHYHYRQWGATRKIGDLEQRYPHLLTQLTTIPQITDTGMITISLMSPTTSTSGRILDLSTIIKASQTLSSEIIPEQLIEKLMYIVMENAGAERSWLILKWQTFSRPSPQEDNSLEAKPASLLHDAAVAIQSTIQLEPTHDSSTPGWFVYAYGQVVIHPIEETSGIQVQVLAPIPLESLSSHEDQIPSLSPTIINYVLHTQMPMLLNDATHEGLFTQDPHVIKHQIKSVLCIPVIQQNQIIGLIYLENNLAVGAFTPNCLKVLRLLSTQIAISLENAFFYAQLEQARQAAESANRAKSTFLANMSHELRTPLNAILGYTQILGHDNHSDATWQEGIQVIHRSGEYLLTLINDVLDLSKIEAGLMELYPTTFHLSRFLSEIAEPFQLRARQKGISFNCHFNASPVDFGLTVNESQENIAVIKPLPTIVYADEKRLRQILINLLSNAIKFTHQGTVNFMVGFNQGKVRFQVADTGIGIATEEITQIFSPFQQGGNPKYRVQGSGLGLSLCQKLLEMMGEQLQVNSQVGQGSQFWLELVLPEVTPTLAITTPLPTKIVGFQCPHSREGSRRCKILIVDDQVENRWVLTNFLTPVGFEVKQASHGQEALDKMNDWYPDLILMDLVMPVMNGFETIRQIQQHPQLTDVIIIAMSSSSVSYSQIDELKSIGCSDFMTKPIQNQVLLDCLQKHLQLTWIYQSLYPDSQDNFSVNTVIPAAAAVSPFDQQQLPPEEDPLLKGPSIQQATILFELVKRGDIHGILNQLEQLEQADEQLTPFAKKIRYLAKNFQRKQIRDLVKPYLD